The Thalassotalea sp. LPB0316 nucleotide sequence GTTAGCCTAGAAGACGATTTAAAGCGCCGTGATCTCACCGTCAATGCCATGGCAAAATCTTCATCAGGTGACATTATTGATCCATTTAATGGCCAGCAAGATCTTGAAAACAGAGTGCTACGCCACGTCAGTGATGCCTTTGTTGAAGATCCACTGCGCGTACTTAGAGTCGCCCGCTTTGCCGCTCGCTATTTTGACTATGGCTTTAGTGTTGCCCGTGAAACCATGGCATTAATGGCTGAAATAGTAAATCGAGGTGAGCTTGAGCACCTTTCCGCTGAGCGCGTATTCAAAGAGTTTGATCGCTCACTTGCCGAAGATCATCCAGAAGTATTTATTCAAGTGCTCAAAGACTGCGGTGCACTTAAAGCGATTTGGCCAAGCTTAAATAAATTGTGGGGGATCCCAAACCCAGCCAAATGGCACCCTGAAATTTGTTCCGGCATTCACACCATGATGGTGCTGCAACGCGCTGTCGCATTATGCGCAAAGCCAGCCGTTAGATTTGCTGCGCTGTGTCATGATTTAGGTAAAGGACTAACCGACGAAGCGAAATGGCCGAGCCATCACGGCCACGAAAGCGCCGGCCTGCCATTAGTAAAAGAGATATGCCAAAAACTCAAAGTGCCAAAAAGCTATGAGTTACTCGCCTTGCAAGTGTGTCAATTTCATTTGCACTGCCACAAAGCGTTTGAGTTAAACCCCAAAACCATTTTAAAGATGTTCAATAGCCTCGATGTTTGGCGAAAGCCCGAGAATTTTGACGATTTTTTAATTGCCAACAAAGCAGATTTTCAAGGCCGAACCGGCTTTGAAGATCGCGACTACCCACAAGCCGATTACTTAAAAGCCTGTTTTGACGCTTGCCAAAAAATCACAGCTAAACCATTTGTTGAACAAGGCTTAAAAGGCAAAGAGATCAAAGATGCGATGAATGCTGAGAAAATTCGCGTGTTAACTCAATTAAAAGCCCAGCAGAAAAATTAAACCAAGTAATAACAATTGTTTACCCTCTAAAATAGCTAGAGGTAAAATATTTTTAAACGAATTATTTGATCTTGGTTAATTCTTGAACTAATTTTTTAGTCATCCAATATTCAAAGGAATGAATATGACTTTATTTAGGCAGGAAGCTATTGCTCATCAAAGTGAACGGTTAACGGGTGAAATTTCACTTGCCCAACCGCTATCTATCAAGCTTACCGTTGCATTACTCGTTGCTACCGCGATTGTCATTGTATGCTTTCTTTTTAACGCTCAGTATGCGCGCAAAGAAACCGTACGCGGTTTTCTAATGCCAAATAAGGGCGTGATCAAAAGCTTTGCCGGCCAAGGTGGCACAGTAGAAAAACTCTGGGTGAGCGAAGGTACGCACATTGAGAAAGGCCAACCAATTGCGACACTGATTTTACACAAAAATAGTAAAAATGGCGTTTCATTAAGCACCGAAATAATCGCCCAGTTAACTGAACAACGCACGCTAATTGATGATGAAATTAATCAATATAGCTTGCTTGAAGCGACTGAAAAACAAAACCTAACCACCCGAAAAACCGCACTATCGTTAGAAAAACAAGCACTAGAGCAACAACAGCTACTGGCTAACCAAAAACTAACACTACTTATCGAGCAATTAGCCGATATCGAATCACTCAAGCAAAAGGGCTATGTTGCCAAATTAGATGCCGAGCGCCATAAACAAGCATTGATCGACGCTCAGCAAGAAAAACAACAAGTCGATCGCTTGTTATTAAAACACGATAATCAATTGCGCCAAATAG carries:
- a CDS encoding multifunctional CCA addition/repair protein; the encoded protein is MEAILNTYLVGGAVRDELLGRKVIERDYVVVGATTQQMLELGFSPVGKDFPVFLHPQTKEEYALARTEKKQGVGYQGFVCYASPDVSLEDDLKRRDLTVNAMAKSSSGDIIDPFNGQQDLENRVLRHVSDAFVEDPLRVLRVARFAARYFDYGFSVARETMALMAEIVNRGELEHLSAERVFKEFDRSLAEDHPEVFIQVLKDCGALKAIWPSLNKLWGIPNPAKWHPEICSGIHTMMVLQRAVALCAKPAVRFAALCHDLGKGLTDEAKWPSHHGHESAGLPLVKEICQKLKVPKSYELLALQVCQFHLHCHKAFELNPKTILKMFNSLDVWRKPENFDDFLIANKADFQGRTGFEDRDYPQADYLKACFDACQKITAKPFVEQGLKGKEIKDAMNAEKIRVLTQLKAQQKN
- a CDS encoding HlyD family efflux transporter periplasmic adaptor subunit; this translates as MTLFRQEAIAHQSERLTGEISLAQPLSIKLTVALLVATAIVIVCFLFNAQYARKETVRGFLMPNKGVIKSFAGQGGTVEKLWVSEGTHIEKGQPIATLILHKNSKNGVSLSTEIIAQLTEQRTLIDDEINQYSLLEATEKQNLTTRKTALSLEKQALEQQQLLANQKLTLLIEQLADIESLKQKGYVAKLDAERHKQALIDAQQEKQQVDRLLLKHDNQLRQIDFELANLPREYTLRVNNLRRQKADIENQLSQVKSNYQYTVTASHAGTITGIQVVEGETLSPSKAQSKPLLHILPEGSELVAEILLPTRSAGFIELGQDTRLRFDAFPYQRFGFIESEITRIDRALIAPNEVQLPIALQEPVYRLRATLNQQQISAYGKAFNLKSGMLFQADIMLEKRSLIEWLFEPIYSLKGRIS